The genome window AGCCGGTCGCGGATGTCGTCGAGGTCGAGGATCGCGCCGCCGTTGAAAGGATCGATGATCAATTCGCCGCGCTCGTCGACCGCCTTGACCAGAAAGTGCGAAGGAAAGGAGACGCCGAAGAGGTTCAGCCCGGCGCGCCGTCCGACCTCGAGGTAGATCACCGAGAGTGTGATCGGGATGCCCAGGCGGCGCTCGAGCACGTCGTTGAGAAAGGAATTGCGCGGGTCGGCGTAGTTGTCGCGATTGCCGGCGAAGCCGGTGCGCACGAACAGGAAGTCGGAGAGCGTCTGCACGCGTTCGACCGTGTTTTCGGCCTCGCGCAGCACGCTTTGCGCCGCGCGTCCCAGATCCGCCAGACGTTCCAGGTAGTGCGGGACGTCGAGGTCGGGATATTCCTCCTTGGCGATCAGCAGCGCGCCGTGGGCAAGCGGAATCGGCTCGCGTGCGGCGATACGGGCGAATTCGGTGCGCGCGGCATTCATGGCTGTGTTATATAACGCCGCGCTCCGCTTGAGCCAGCGCGCGCGAGTCATCCCCCGCTGGCTGCCGCCAGCGCCGCATCGATCTCCAGACCCACGGCGGCGTCGGTCTCGCTTTTTCGGCGGCGCTCCAGCGCCGTGCACGCGCCGGCCCCGCCGAGTTGGCCAAGCGCCCAAGCCGCGTGTGCGCGTACCAGGGGTTCGATTTCGTCCGCGAGCGAGCGCGCCAGCACCGCCACCGCGTCGCGGTTTCCGCTGTTGCCAAGCACCACCGCGGCGTTGCGCAGCAAGCCGCGCCGCTTCGTTCGCGCGACCGCGCTCTTGCCGAAGCGGCCGCGGAAGCCGTCCTCGTCGAGCGCCATCAACTCCGGCAGGAACGGCATCAGCGCGTCGTCGGCTGCGGCGCCCGGGCTCACGTTCCACGGGCACACTTCCTGGCAGACGTCGCATCCGAAGATCCAGTTGCCGAGCTTCGGGCGGAGCTCGGTTGGAATCGGCCCGTGATGCTCGATCGTCAGGTACGAGATGCACACCCGCGGTTCCATAACGTAGCCCTCGGCCAGCGCCCCGGTCGGGCAGAGATCGAGACACTGGCGGCAGGTGCCGCAGTGATCGCGATAGGGCTCGCCGCTCGGCTCGAATTCGGCGTCGGTGAAAATCTCGGCGAGAAAGAAATACGAACCGCGGTAGCGGTTGAGCAGGTTGGTGTTTCTGCCGAACCATCCAAGGCGCGCCTCCGCCGCCCACTCGCGCTCGAACACCGCGCCGGTATCGACGTACGCGCGCGT of Candidatus Binataceae bacterium contains these proteins:
- a CDS encoding tetratricopeptide repeat protein is translated as MNAARTEFARIAAREPIPLAHGALLIAKEEYPDLDVPHYLERLADLGRAAQSVLREAENTVERVQTLSDFLFVRTGFAGNRDNYADPRNSFLNDVLERRLGIPITLSVIYLEVGRRAGLNLFGVSFPSHFLVKAVDERGELIIDPFNGGAILDLDDIRDRLKQIYGQPVELQPAMLKAVGGRHILARMLRNLKNIYASGADWPRSLAALDRILILEPRAADEILERAALYERLECFGAALDDFQRFLTQYADHPAADAAREAIVRLTRQVARIN
- the queG gene encoding tRNA epoxyqueuosine(34) reductase QueG — its product is MARLEEIITAAAYQQGFVLVGFAPLRRLDNRDQFFNQWLAAGRAGEMGWLGRDPERRLDPRRIDPRLRSVVSLGYPYAAPAIPDLDWRAAMRGRIAAYALGPDYHDTVLARARAVAAQLRSERPDAAVTRAYVDTGAVFEREWAAEARLGWFGRNTNLLNRYRGSYFFLAEIFTDAEFEPSGEPYRDHCGTCRQCLDLCPTGALAEGYVMEPRVCISYLTIEHHGPIPTELRPKLGNWIFGCDVCQEVCPWNVSPGAAADDALMPFLPELMALDEDGFRGRFGKSAVARTKRRGLLRNAAVVLGNSGNRDAVAVLARSLADEIEPLVRAHAAWALGQLGGAGACTALERRRKSETDAAVGLEIDAALAAASGG